One genomic window of Neisseria sp. oral taxon 014 str. F0314 includes the following:
- the smc gene encoding chromosome segregation protein SMC yields the protein MRLSHIKLSGFKSFTDPTTIHVPGQLVAVIGPNGCGKSNVIDAVRWVLGEASAKQLRGENMQDVIFNGAATRRPAPRASVELVFDNSDHSLQGAWGQYAEVSIKRQLTRQGESTYFINNQTVRRRDITDLFLGTGVGARGYAVIEQGMISRIIEARPEELRAYIEEAAGVSKYKERRKETEGRLKDTREHLQRLGDLQNELARQVEKLEKQAETAERYKSLTAQLNRQQDLLDYAQWQQSLAAADKATAQHQSLQAQQDETAAQVQALNDEVHALQTAEQSQQQAVHELSNKRGVLREQIARLEEQIRHQQNLHQRIERDKQAAQAQMQRIHQEQQQIRVQLEENELQAEEKQTELAEWAMQVAEHEERLPELEEAQATLNAAFQTQQDEANRIRRELALKQQQLAHAEQTVAKHEERKGRLKQENQALNLPDEAETAAVQEAAALLQSQQEHYEEQIIAAEEALHAAREAFQTTSSRFQSLKQQHITLQAQQQALSQILSQQQEAADFWQATDHAAAPQLWQHITAPAEWQHALSVILAERLHARAVPHGFVPPAPLPQGQAAWLSDDLSGGLKKSLPVQALLNQIQAQPPFQTALHHWLDGVLCAPDLSYALAHQNDLGTHQIWLTPAGHQVDKVSVLLYAKPAQESLIAQKARLDGIASELENLAPELSAAEAAFKQAEAAVRSSEVQHKNLMQQQQQHTRQYSQAQQRAAELLARTNQGQIRREHIERELAQLAEEQTVLQHTSDGLSDDIATLQEAAAELEHQQQTTAHSRQEQQGRLKQAQLALLEANRQYGLAEVAVHKLNQQKQNYQQQIARLEQQTLDWQERQQELALAYETEFQNDEQHIKLDELTEAVHTLDEEYIAVQDKLAQIQEQGREQYARVQTLQTKLPQLQAATQTALLQQQEALINAKRYHQNLTERAADLDALEALAKESPKVLNSSIGSLTQQIEALGAVNLAALQELEEARERDGYYRSQSEDVQAAITLLEEAIAQIDDKTKARFKETFDAVNGKVQTFFPTLFGGGEATLKMIGDDLLTAGVSIMARPPGKKNSTIHLLSGGEKALTAMSLVFALFSLNPAPFCLLDEVDAPLDDANTSRFCNLVKEMSAQTQFLYISHNRLTMEMAEQLVGVTMQEKGVSRVVAVDIKQALEMAEPA from the coding sequence ATGCGCCTGTCCCACATCAAACTCTCCGGCTTCAAATCTTTTACCGACCCGACCACGATTCATGTGCCGGGGCAGCTTGTTGCGGTTATCGGGCCGAATGGCTGCGGCAAGTCGAATGTGATTGACGCGGTGCGCTGGGTGTTGGGCGAGGCTTCGGCGAAGCAGCTTCGCGGCGAGAATATGCAAGACGTGATTTTTAACGGTGCGGCAACGCGCCGTCCTGCGCCTAGGGCTTCGGTGGAGCTGGTGTTTGACAATAGCGACCATAGTTTGCAGGGGGCGTGGGGGCAGTATGCCGAGGTGAGCATCAAGCGGCAGCTGACACGTCAGGGCGAATCGACGTATTTCATCAACAATCAGACCGTTCGCCGCCGCGACATTACCGATTTGTTTCTGGGTACGGGCGTGGGGGCGCGCGGTTATGCCGTTATCGAGCAGGGGATGATTTCGCGCATCATTGAAGCGCGGCCGGAGGAGTTGCGCGCCTATATCGAAGAGGCGGCGGGCGTGTCCAAATATAAGGAACGCCGCAAGGAAACGGAAGGTCGTCTGAAAGACACGCGCGAGCATTTGCAGCGTTTGGGCGATTTGCAGAACGAATTGGCGCGTCAGGTGGAAAAGTTGGAGAAACAGGCGGAAACCGCCGAACGCTACAAATCCCTGACCGCGCAGTTGAACCGACAACAGGATTTGCTCGATTACGCCCAATGGCAGCAATCGCTTGCCGCCGCAGATAAGGCGACCGCGCAGCATCAGTCTTTGCAGGCGCAGCAGGACGAAACCGCCGCGCAGGTTCAGGCGTTAAATGACGAAGTACACGCCTTGCAGACCGCCGAACAGTCGCAGCAACAGGCGGTACACGAATTGAGCAACAAACGCGGCGTGTTACGCGAGCAGATTGCCCGTTTGGAAGAACAAATCCGCCATCAGCAAAACCTGCACCAACGCATCGAACGCGACAAGCAGGCGGCGCAGGCGCAGATGCAGCGCATCCATCAGGAGCAGCAGCAAATCCGCGTGCAGCTTGAAGAAAACGAGTTGCAGGCCGAAGAAAAGCAAACCGAATTGGCGGAATGGGCGATGCAGGTTGCCGAACACGAAGAGCGTCTGCCCGAATTGGAAGAAGCCCAAGCCACGCTCAACGCCGCCTTCCAAACCCAGCAGGACGAGGCAAACCGCATCCGCCGCGAACTGGCGTTGAAGCAGCAGCAGCTTGCCCATGCCGAACAAACCGTTGCCAAGCATGAAGAGCGCAAAGGTCGTCTGAAACAGGAAAACCAAGCCCTGAACCTGCCCGACGAAGCCGAAACCGCCGCCGTGCAGGAAGCCGCCGCCCTGTTGCAAAGCCAGCAAGAGCATTACGAAGAACAAATCATCGCCGCCGAAGAAGCCTTACACGCCGCCCGCGAGGCGTTTCAGACGACCTCAAGCCGCTTCCAAAGCCTGAAGCAGCAACACATTACCTTGCAGGCGCAGCAACAGGCGTTGTCGCAAATCCTGTCGCAACAGCAGGAAGCCGCCGACTTCTGGCAGGCAACCGACCATGCCGCCGCGCCGCAGCTGTGGCAACACATCACCGCGCCCGCCGAGTGGCAGCACGCCTTGTCCGTTATCCTTGCCGAACGCCTGCACGCCCGCGCCGTGCCGCACGGCTTCGTGCCGCCCGCGCCGTTGCCGCAGGGGCAGGCGGCATGGCTTTCAGACGACCTCTCCGGCGGCCTCAAAAAATCCCTGCCCGTACAGGCATTGCTGAACCAAATCCAAGCGCAGCCGCCGTTTCAGACGGCATTGCATCACTGGCTCGACGGCGTATTGTGCGCGCCCGATTTGAGCTACGCCCTCGCGCATCAAAACGATTTGGGCACGCATCAAATCTGGCTCACGCCCGCAGGCCATCAGGTCGATAAAGTCAGCGTCCTGCTCTATGCCAAACCCGCGCAGGAAAGCCTGATTGCCCAAAAAGCGCGTCTCGACGGCATCGCGTCCGAACTGGAAAACCTCGCCCCCGAACTTTCCGCCGCCGAAGCCGCGTTCAAACAGGCAGAGGCTGCCGTGCGCTCGTCCGAAGTGCAGCACAAAAACCTGATGCAGCAACAACAGCAGCACACGCGCCAATACAGTCAAGCGCAGCAACGCGCCGCAGAACTTCTGGCGCGCACCAACCAAGGGCAAATCCGCCGCGAACACATCGAGCGCGAACTGGCGCAGTTGGCGGAAGAACAGACCGTGTTGCAACACACGTCCGACGGGCTTTCAGACGACATCGCTACTTTGCAGGAAGCCGCCGCCGAACTCGAACACCAGCAGCAAACCACCGCGCACAGCCGCCAAGAGCAGCAAGGTCGTCTGAAACAGGCGCAGCTTGCCCTGCTGGAAGCCAACCGCCAATACGGGCTTGCCGAAGTCGCCGTCCACAAGCTCAACCAGCAAAAACAAAACTACCAGCAGCAAATCGCCCGGCTCGAGCAGCAAACCCTCGACTGGCAGGAACGCCAGCAAGAGCTTGCCCTCGCCTATGAAACCGAGTTCCAAAACGACGAGCAGCACATCAAGCTCGACGAGCTGACCGAAGCCGTACACACGCTGGACGAAGAATACATCGCCGTGCAGGACAAACTCGCGCAGATTCAGGAGCAGGGCAGGGAGCAATACGCCCGCGTACAAACCCTGCAAACCAAGCTGCCGCAGCTTCAGGCAGCCACCCAAACCGCCCTGTTGCAGCAGCAGGAAGCCCTGATCAACGCCAAACGCTACCATCAAAACCTGACCGAACGCGCCGCCGATTTGGATGCGCTCGAAGCGTTGGCGAAAGAATCGCCGAAAGTATTGAACAGCAGCATCGGCAGCCTCACCCAGCAAATCGAAGCTCTCGGCGCCGTCAACCTCGCCGCCCTGCAAGAACTCGAAGAAGCGCGCGAACGCGACGGCTACTACCGCAGCCAAAGCGAAGACGTGCAGGCAGCCATTACCCTTTTGGAAGAAGCCATCGCCCAAATCGACGACAAAACCAAAGCGCGTTTCAAAGAAACCTTCGACGCCGTCAACGGCAAAGTCCAAACCTTCTTCCCCACCCTGTTCGGCGGCGGCGAAGCCACCCTCAAAATGATAGGCGACGACCTCCTGACCGCCGGCGTGTCCATCATGGCGCGCCCGCCCGGCAAGAAAAACAGCACCATCCACCTCCTCTCCGGCGGCGAAAAAGCCCTCACCGCCATGAGCCTCGTGTTCGCACTGTTCAGCCTCAACCCCGCCCCCTTCTGCCTTCTGGACGAAGTCGACGCCCCGCTGGACGACGCCAACACCTCGCGTTTCTGCAACCTGGTCAAAGAAATGTCGGCGCAAACCCAGTTCCTCTACATCTCCCACAACCGCCTGACCATGGAAATGGCGGAGCAGCTGGTCGGCGTAACCATGCAGGAAAAAGGCGTCTCGCGCGTCGTTGCCGTAGACATCAAACAGGCGTTGGAAATGGCGGAACCGGCCTGA
- a CDS encoding protein adenylyltransferase SelO: MSRNLSLQPPQFAELPATFYSSVNPEPLNRPYWVAFNPCLAEALGLDEDFQTASNLAYLSGSAERYRPQPLATVYSGHQFGAYTPRLGDGRALLLGDSEDRHGRRWEWQLKGAGKTPYSRFADGRAVLRSSIREYLCSEAMHGLGIPTTRALALCGSQDPVYRERQETAAVLTRIAPSFIRFGHFEYLFYQGREAELKLLADFLIRHHYPDCRVAANPYAELLHQIGLRTASLAAAWQSVGFCHGVLNTDNMSALGLTIDYGPFGFMDAYDRHHVSNHSDGKGRYAYNAQPYIAHWNFSALANCFESLVPEEFINQTLEQWPDVFQTAYLHKMRGKLGLQHAESGDDALIADLLAALQDGNVDFTLFFRHLAKISHVHGDPLPIELENLFGGNVTPVFNLWLGLYRRRLRGENSRSAERAERMNRTNPLYVLRNHLAEQVIVLAQSGDYREIERLRRCLENPFEERAEFADFAEPPPAGSTPVRVSCSS; the protein is encoded by the coding sequence ATGTCCCGCAATCTTTCCCTGCAACCGCCGCAGTTTGCCGAGTTGCCCGCCACATTTTATTCGAGCGTCAATCCCGAACCCTTGAACCGGCCATATTGGGTGGCCTTCAATCCCTGTTTGGCGGAAGCATTGGGCTTGGATGAGGATTTTCAGACGGCCTCCAACCTCGCCTATCTCTCCGGCAGCGCGGAACGTTACCGGCCGCAGCCGCTGGCAACCGTGTACAGCGGCCATCAGTTCGGCGCGTATACCCCGCGGCTGGGCGACGGGCGCGCGCTGTTGCTGGGCGATTCCGAAGACAGGCACGGCCGGCGTTGGGAATGGCAGCTCAAAGGCGCGGGCAAAACGCCGTATTCCCGCTTTGCCGACGGCCGCGCGGTGCTGCGTTCGAGCATACGCGAATACCTCTGTTCCGAAGCGATGCACGGTTTGGGCATTCCGACCACGCGCGCGCTGGCCTTATGCGGCAGCCAAGACCCCGTGTACCGCGAACGGCAGGAAACCGCCGCCGTCTTGACGCGCATCGCACCGAGCTTTATCCGCTTCGGCCACTTCGAATACCTGTTTTACCAAGGCCGCGAAGCCGAATTGAAACTGCTCGCCGACTTTCTAATCCGCCATCACTATCCCGACTGCCGTGTCGCCGCCAACCCCTACGCCGAACTGTTGCATCAAATCGGCCTTCGCACCGCCTCGCTTGCCGCCGCATGGCAGAGCGTCGGTTTCTGCCACGGCGTGCTGAATACCGACAATATGTCCGCGCTGGGGCTGACGATAGACTACGGCCCGTTCGGTTTTATGGACGCCTACGACCGCCATCATGTCAGCAATCATTCCGACGGTAAGGGCCGCTACGCCTACAATGCCCAGCCCTATATCGCGCACTGGAATTTTTCCGCACTGGCCAACTGCTTTGAAAGCCTTGTGCCCGAAGAGTTTATCAATCAAACGCTCGAACAGTGGCCCGATGTTTTTCAGACGGCCTATCTGCACAAAATGCGCGGAAAACTCGGTTTGCAACACGCCGAAAGCGGCGATGATGCCTTGATTGCCGACCTGCTCGCCGCCTTGCAGGACGGCAACGTCGATTTCACCCTGTTTTTCAGGCATCTGGCCAAAATCAGCCATGTCCACGGCGACCCGCTGCCGATTGAATTGGAAAACCTGTTCGGCGGCAACGTAACGCCGGTGTTCAATCTCTGGCTGGGCTTATACCGACGGCGGCTGCGCGGCGAAAACAGCCGTTCCGCCGAACGCGCGGAACGCATGAACCGCACCAACCCGCTGTACGTTTTGCGTAACCATCTTGCCGAACAGGTCATTGTTTTGGCGCAAAGCGGCGACTACCGCGAAATCGAACGCCTGCGCCGCTGCTTGGAAAACCCGTTTGAAGAGCGTGCGGAGTTCGCCGATTTCGCCGAACCGCCGCCTGCGGGCAGCACGCCTGTCCGGGTAAGCTGCTCGAGTTGA
- a CDS encoding siderophore ABC transporter substrate-binding protein, whose translation MLRFTALAVCCALALGACSQKDSAQPAGSASGVMASAKIEGPSVTVKTTRGEAAVPQNPERVAVYDFGMLDTLNKLGVPTGMSVDKNLLPYLDAYFKQTKPAGTLFEPDYEALNAYKPQLVIIGSRTAKAFDQLSRIAPTIEMTADTAHLKDSAKERIDALAQIFGKQAEADKLKAEIDASFEAAKAAALGKGKGLVILVNGGKMSAFGTGSRLGGWLHQDIGVPAADSSIKEKGNHGQPVTFEYIKKTNPDWLFVLDRSAAIGEEGKAAKDVLDNPLVAETTAWKKGQVVYLPPETYLAAGGAQELLNASKQVTEAFNAAK comes from the coding sequence ATGTTACGTTTCACCGCTCTTGCCGTATGCTGCGCTTTGGCATTAGGCGCATGTTCGCAGAAAGATTCCGCCCAGCCCGCCGGTTCCGCTTCCGGCGTGATGGCGTCCGCCAAAATCGAAGGACCGAGCGTTACGGTCAAAACCACACGGGGCGAGGCGGCCGTTCCGCAGAATCCGGAGCGCGTCGCCGTGTACGACTTCGGTATGCTTGATACTTTAAACAAGCTGGGCGTGCCGACGGGTATGTCCGTCGACAAAAACCTGCTGCCCTATCTCGACGCCTATTTCAAGCAGACCAAACCGGCGGGAACGCTGTTCGAACCCGACTATGAGGCGTTGAACGCCTACAAGCCGCAGCTTGTCATCATCGGCAGCCGCACGGCCAAAGCGTTCGACCAACTGAGCCGGATTGCCCCCACCATCGAAATGACCGCCGACACCGCGCACCTGAAAGACAGTGCGAAAGAACGCATCGACGCGCTGGCGCAGATTTTCGGCAAACAGGCGGAGGCGGACAAATTGAAAGCGGAAATCGACGCTTCGTTTGAAGCGGCCAAGGCCGCCGCCCTAGGCAAGGGCAAGGGGCTGGTGATTCTGGTCAACGGCGGCAAGATGTCCGCCTTCGGCACCGGCTCGCGCCTGGGCGGCTGGCTTCACCAAGACATCGGCGTGCCTGCCGCCGACTCCTCCATCAAGGAAAAGGGCAACCACGGCCAGCCCGTTACGTTCGAATACATTAAAAAAACCAATCCCGACTGGTTGTTTGTGCTGGACCGTTCTGCCGCCATCGGCGAGGAAGGCAAGGCGGCCAAAGATGTTTTGGACAATCCGCTGGTGGCCGAAACGACAGCTTGGAAAAAGGGACAGGTGGTCTACCTGCCGCCGGAAACCTACCTTGCCGCAGGCGGCGCCCAGGAATTGCTGAATGCGTCCAAACAGGTAACGGAAGCGTTTAACGCCGCCAAATAA
- a CDS encoding DUF1737 domain-containing protein has translation MKLYRYLTGPDDASFCRRVTEALQNGWELYGNPTLTFDGEHIICGQAVVKESDGGYDPEKPLSEY, from the coding sequence ATGAAACTCTACCGCTACCTCACCGGACCGGACGACGCCTCGTTCTGCCGCCGCGTTACCGAAGCCCTGCAAAACGGCTGGGAGCTGTACGGCAACCCCACCCTCACGTTCGACGGCGAACACATTATCTGCGGGCAGGCCGTCGTCAAGGAAAGCGACGGCGGCTACGACCCGGAAAAACCGCTGTCGGAATACTGA
- a CDS encoding ABC transporter permease gives MPPKPSYFNLSNLLALAVLFIVSLSVGVADFSWRHILSLSDDMRLMLVSRLPRTSALVLTGASMAVAGMIMQILMRNRFVEPSMVGASQSAALGLLLMSLFFPAAALMGKMAVAAAAALAGMLLFMALIRRLPPTAQLMVPLVGIIFGGVIESAAVFIGYETDMLQMLGIWQQGDFSGVLLGRYELLWFTGILALAAYLIADRLTIAGLGETVSVNLGLNRNTILWSGLVIVALITSLVVVTVGNIPFIGLVVPNIVSRIMGDRLRRSLPAVALLGASSVLLCDIIGRVIVFPFEIPVSVVFGVAGTVLFLWLLLRKPAHAV, from the coding sequence ATGCCTCCGAAACCTTCTTATTTCAACCTGTCGAACCTGCTGGCGCTGGCGGTACTCTTTATCGTCAGCCTCTCCGTCGGCGTTGCCGATTTCAGTTGGCGGCACATCCTTTCGCTGTCGGACGACATGCGGCTCATGCTCGTCAGCCGCCTGCCGCGCACGTCGGCCCTCGTATTGACCGGCGCGTCGATGGCGGTGGCGGGGATGATTATGCAGATTCTGATGCGCAACCGCTTTGTCGAACCTTCGATGGTCGGCGCCAGCCAGAGCGCGGCACTGGGCCTGCTGCTGATGTCGCTGTTTTTCCCCGCCGCGGCGCTGATGGGGAAAATGGCGGTGGCCGCCGCGGCCGCACTGGCGGGGATGCTACTGTTCATGGCCTTAATCCGCAGGCTGCCGCCGACGGCGCAGTTGATGGTGCCGCTGGTGGGGATTATCTTCGGCGGCGTGATTGAATCGGCGGCGGTGTTTATCGGTTACGAAACCGATATGCTGCAAATGCTCGGCATCTGGCAACAGGGCGATTTCTCCGGCGTGCTGCTCGGCCGCTACGAACTGCTGTGGTTCACCGGCATACTGGCGCTGGCGGCCTATCTGATTGCCGACCGGCTCACCATCGCGGGCCTGGGCGAAACGGTCAGCGTCAACCTCGGCCTGAACCGCAATACGATATTGTGGTCGGGATTGGTTATCGTCGCGCTGATTACCTCGCTGGTGGTGGTTACCGTCGGCAATATTCCGTTTATCGGGCTGGTCGTGCCCAACATCGTCAGCCGCATCATGGGCGACAGGCTGCGCCGCAGCCTGCCGGCGGTCGCCCTGCTCGGCGCGTCGTCGGTTTTGTTGTGCGACATCATCGGCCGCGTCATCGTGTTTCCGTTTGAAATCCCCGTATCCGTCGTGTTCGGCGTAGCGGGCACGGTGCTGTTTTTGTGGTTATTGCTGAGGAAGCCCGCCCATGCCGTCTGA
- a CDS encoding iron chelate uptake ABC transporter family permease subunit, which translates to MPSENHIGFMQGGSRPLWTAAALLLASCALFLTLDAGGNWDFVLPLRLGKLAALLTVAYAVGVSTMLFQTLTNNPILTPSILGFDSLYIFLQTLLVFALGGAGYSQLPPAGKFGFELVAMMGGSVLLFFILMKQGGRDLARMILIGVIFGVLFRSLSSLLQRMIDPEEFAVAQAYTFASFNTVNQKLLGIGAAVIAASVFFVWRERHRLDVYMLGRDQTVNLGINYTRNTLWILLWIAALTATSTAVVGPISFFGLLVAALTNHLASSMKHAVRLPLAFCTAGILLVGGQTLFEHLLGMKAVLSVVVEFAGGLVFLYLILRKRK; encoded by the coding sequence ATGCCGTCTGAAAACCATATCGGATTCATGCAGGGCGGCAGCCGGCCGCTGTGGACGGCGGCCGCCCTGCTGCTGGCTTCGTGCGCCCTGTTCCTCACGCTGGACGCGGGCGGCAACTGGGATTTCGTGCTGCCGCTGCGGCTGGGCAAGCTCGCCGCGCTGCTGACGGTGGCCTATGCGGTGGGCGTGTCGACCATGCTTTTCCAGACGCTGACCAACAATCCGATCCTCACTCCCTCCATCCTCGGCTTCGATTCGCTGTACATCTTTTTGCAGACGCTGCTCGTGTTCGCCCTCGGCGGCGCGGGTTATTCGCAGTTGCCGCCGGCGGGCAAGTTCGGCTTCGAACTGGTTGCGATGATGGGCGGCTCGGTGCTGCTGTTTTTCATCCTGATGAAACAGGGCGGGCGCGATTTGGCGCGGATGATACTGATAGGGGTGATTTTCGGCGTTTTGTTCCGCAGCCTTTCGTCGCTGCTGCAACGCATGATAGACCCGGAGGAATTTGCCGTCGCCCAGGCCTATACCTTCGCTTCGTTCAATACCGTCAACCAAAAGCTGCTCGGCATCGGTGCGGCGGTCATTGCCGCCAGCGTGTTCTTCGTCTGGCGCGAACGCCACCGCCTCGACGTCTATATGCTCGGCCGCGACCAAACCGTCAATCTGGGCATAAACTACACACGCAATACTTTGTGGATATTGCTCTGGATTGCCGCGCTAACCGCCACTTCCACCGCCGTGGTCGGCCCGATCAGCTTCTTCGGTCTGCTCGTCGCCGCGCTGACCAACCACCTCGCCTCCAGCATGAAACACGCCGTGCGCCTGCCGCTGGCCTTCTGCACCGCGGGCATCCTGCTGGTCGGCGGGCAAACCCTGTTCGAACACCTGCTGGGCATGAAGGCCGTATTGAGCGTGGTGGTCGAATTTGCGGGCGGGCTGGTGTTTTTGTATTTGATTTTAAGGAAACGGAAATAA
- a CDS encoding FmdE family protein yields the protein MTQIKYPEFFNRAPVLRVQDKLAEFLGAAEHGIMEYRYADAVRLCGHSCPTVAGAYLMVLKGLQALYGTELPQRGEIEVAMQGARDGGTVGVTAAVAQLLTGAAPETGFGGIGPHGRFSRRNLLSFDAGTDAVLTLRRKDNGKTVAVSLNAGMYPFAPEMRELMPKAVGGAATPEELKRFGELWQARVKAFLLDLADNPQFVDVRAA from the coding sequence ATGACCCAGATAAAATACCCCGAATTTTTCAATCGGGCACCCGTGTTGCGGGTGCAGGACAAGCTCGCCGAATTTCTCGGCGCGGCGGAGCACGGCATCATGGAATACCGCTATGCCGACGCAGTGCGCCTGTGCGGGCATTCCTGCCCTACCGTCGCCGGCGCTTATCTGATGGTGCTCAAAGGTTTGCAGGCGCTGTACGGTACCGAGCTGCCGCAGCGCGGCGAAATCGAAGTCGCCATGCAGGGCGCGCGCGACGGGGGAACGGTCGGCGTAACTGCGGCCGTCGCCCAGCTTCTGACCGGCGCCGCGCCGGAAACCGGCTTCGGCGGCATCGGCCCGCACGGACGGTTTTCCCGCCGCAACCTTTTGAGTTTCGACGCCGGCACCGACGCCGTGCTGACCCTGCGCCGCAAAGACAACGGCAAAACCGTCGCCGTCAGCCTCAACGCAGGCATGTACCCCTTCGCGCCCGAAATGCGCGAACTCATGCCCAAAGCCGTCGGCGGAGCGGCCACGCCGGAAGAACTCAAACGCTTCGGCGAACTCTGGCAGGCGCGGGTGAAGGCGTTTCTGCTGGATTTGGCCGACAACCCGCAATTTGTGGACGTGCGCGCGGCCTAG
- a CDS encoding ABC transporter ATP-binding protein gives MISIRNVSHKIGSQLILDDVSLEIPQGGITALIGPNGAGKSTLLSFMARLRPLERGRISYAGKDVSSTPTAELAKTLSILTQENSIMSRITVRDLLMFGRYPYHQGRPSETDKAVVGNALGEFRLESFADRYLTELSGGQRQRAMIAMVFCQCTDYVLLDEPLNNLDMYHARALMRLLQRLTHEHKRTTVVVLHDINQAAAYADFVVAMKNGRVALTGRPEEVFTEENIRDLFDMDVAVLDYQGKKLIVHHV, from the coding sequence ATGATCAGCATCCGCAACGTCAGCCACAAAATCGGCTCCCAACTTATCCTAGACGATGTCAGCCTTGAGATTCCGCAGGGCGGGATTACCGCGCTTATCGGGCCGAACGGCGCGGGCAAATCGACGCTGCTGTCGTTTATGGCGCGCCTGCGCCCTCTGGAGCGCGGCCGGATCAGTTATGCGGGCAAAGACGTTTCCTCCACGCCGACCGCCGAACTGGCCAAAACGCTGTCGATTCTGACGCAGGAAAACAGCATCATGAGCCGCATCACCGTGCGCGACCTGCTGATGTTCGGACGTTACCCCTACCATCAGGGCAGGCCGTCTGAAACGGACAAGGCGGTTGTCGGAAACGCGCTTGGCGAGTTCCGGCTTGAAAGTTTTGCCGACCGCTACCTGACCGAGCTTTCGGGCGGGCAGCGGCAGCGGGCGATGATTGCCATGGTGTTCTGCCAATGCACGGACTATGTGCTGCTGGACGAACCGCTGAACAATCTGGACATGTACCACGCCCGCGCGCTGATGCGCCTGTTGCAGCGGCTGACGCACGAACACAAACGCACGACGGTGGTGGTGCTGCACGATATCAATCAGGCGGCGGCGTATGCGGATTTCGTGGTGGCGATGAAAAACGGCCGCGTAGCCCTGACCGGCAGGCCGGAAGAGGTGTTTACGGAAGAAAATATCAGGGATTTGTTCGATATGGATGTGGCGGTGCTGGATTATCAGGGCAAGAAGCTGATTGTGCACCATGTTTGA
- a CDS encoding 5-methyltetrahydropteroyltriglutamate--homocysteine S-methyltransferase, with protein sequence MSKLFPNAVMRTRAPYRFDIVGSFLRPDSLKQARRRCACGECSLEEMHRVEDREIATLIAKEKAVGLPNVTDGEFRRTWWHLDFLFELLGVELAEAEEYSTKFQAHMHRPVTLKITGKIEFPNAHPFLAHFKALQEEAGGHPVKFTIPSPSMLHLITCVRTPNPQLIERYAGRNDLLLADITAAYVKAVNALYDAGCRILQLDDTSWGEFCSEEKRALYQAQGVDVDATARSYVKMLNDIRAAAPADMVLTMHVCRGNFRSTWFSSGDYEPVAEILFGGCNVDGFFLEYDSDRAGSFKPLRFIKNQQVVLGLVTSKSGELEDRDAVIGRIKEAAQYVDINQLCLSPQCGFASTEEGNVLTEEEQWKKLALIRSIVEEVWGNA encoded by the coding sequence ATGAGCAAACTCTTTCCCAATGCCGTTATGCGCACCCGCGCCCCTTACCGTTTCGACATCGTCGGCAGCTTCCTGCGTCCCGACTCCCTGAAGCAGGCGCGCCGCCGCTGCGCCTGCGGCGAATGCAGCCTTGAAGAGATGCACCGCGTCGAAGACAGGGAAATCGCCACACTGATTGCCAAAGAAAAAGCGGTCGGCCTGCCCAACGTAACCGACGGCGAGTTCCGCCGCACATGGTGGCATCTGGATTTCCTGTTCGAACTGCTGGGCGTGGAGCTGGCGGAGGCGGAAGAATACAGCACCAAATTCCAAGCGCACATGCACCGCCCCGTTACCCTGAAAATCACCGGCAAAATCGAATTTCCGAACGCGCATCCGTTTTTGGCGCATTTCAAGGCATTGCAGGAAGAGGCGGGCGGCCATCCGGTGAAATTCACCATCCCGTCGCCGAGTATGCTGCACCTGATTACCTGCGTGCGCACGCCCAACCCGCAGCTTATCGAACGCTATGCGGGCCGCAACGACCTGCTGCTGGCCGACATTACCGCCGCCTATGTCAAAGCCGTCAACGCGCTGTATGACGCGGGCTGCCGCATCCTCCAGCTTGACGACACTTCGTGGGGCGAGTTCTGTTCGGAAGAAAAACGCGCGCTGTATCAGGCGCAGGGGGTGGATGTGGATGCGACCGCCCGCAGCTATGTGAAGATGCTGAACGACATCCGCGCCGCCGCGCCGGCGGATATGGTGCTTACCATGCATGTCTGCCGCGGCAATTTCCGTTCGACATGGTTCTCCAGCGGCGATTACGAACCGGTGGCCGAAATCCTGTTCGGCGGCTGCAACGTCGACGGTTTTTTTCTGGAATACGACAGCGACCGCGCCGGCAGCTTCAAACCGCTGCGCTTCATTAAAAACCAGCAGGTCGTGCTGGGGCTGGTAACGTCCAAATCGGGCGAACTGGAAGACCGCGACGCCGTTATCGGGCGCATCAAGGAAGCCGCGCAGTATGTGGACATCAACCAGTTATGCCTCAGTCCGCAATGCGGTTTCGCCTCCACCGAAGAAGGCAACGTGCTGACCGAGGAAGAGCAATGGAAGAAACTGGCGCTGATCCGCAGCATCGTAGAAGAAGTGTGGGGCAACGCTTAA